One Corynebacterium aurimucosum genomic window, GAAGCTACGCAGGAGCTTATCGACGCCCTCCCGGTGCGCCTTCCAACCCACCGGCGGGATCTCTACTGCGTCAACGCTGCGGTGATTGCGGATGAGATCGGTCAACATAAAACTCCCTTAAGTCTTTAGAAGCGCGAATCTTCCCACCAGCGGCGCTCTGGAACGCCGGCGCGGGAGCCGGCGTCGCCCAGTTTGACGCCCACGAAGTGGTACAGGTTGATGATGTTGTGCTCAAAGCCCCACTCGGATCCGGCCATGTAGATGGCCCACAGGCGCGCGGTGGGCAGACCCACCAGCGAGCAGGCTGCCTCCCAGTTCTCCTTGAGGTTCTCGCACCAATCACGCAGCGTGCGCATGTAGTCGAAGCGAAGGGATTCCGTGTGGACAACTTCGAATCCGGCATCCTGCATGCACTTGGTGATGGTGCCGGAGCCGGAAAGCTCACCGTCGGGGAAGATATAGCGGTCGATGAACCCGCCCTTCGGCGTCTTATGGTTATCCGGGTAAGTGATGCAGTGGTTGAGCATCACACCACCCGGCTTGAGCTTTCCGTGGAGGAAGCTGAAGAAGCTGGGATAGTTCTTGACACCGATATGCTCGAGCAGCCCGATGGCGGAGATGGCATCGAAGCCTTCCTCGGTGACGTCGCGGTAATCCAGGAAGCGGATTTCCGCCAGGCCCTCGAGGCCCTCCTCCTTAATCTTGGCCTGGCCCCATTCAGCCTGTTCCTTGGACAACGTCACACCGAGTGACTTCACACCGCGCTTGGCGGCGTAGCGCACCATCCCGCCCCAGCCACAGCCGACGTCCAAGTGCCGGTCGCCCTCCTTGAGGCGCAGCTTGTCGAAGATGAGTCGGTACTTGTTTTCCTGAGCCTCATCCAGCGTGGCGTCGGGGGAGGGGTAGTAGGCACAGGTATATGTCATCGAATCGCCGAGGAAAAGCTCGTAGAAGTCATTGCCCACGTCATAGTGATCGGAGATGACCTCCGCATCGCGCTCCTTGGAATGCTTGGAAAGGCCTTCGTGCAGCTTGCGGCGCAGCCAGGAAGCGCGCTCAACCTCTGGGACCGGCTGGATTTGGAAGGCACCCAGCGAGGCTAAGGAGCGGGCTACCCGGGCCAGTGTCTTGGCGTCCGGGCGGGAGAACTTGTCATACATCGCATGCAAGGCGTCGAAGATGCCATAGGGATGCGCCGGGTGTTCGCCTTCGACCGTGATGCCATCAGTGACATAGGCGCGGGCGAACCCGACGTCCCCTGGGTGAGTAGCGATATAGGCCAAGCCCTGGAGGTTGTTAATCCTGACGGTGAACTGCGCATCGGCCGGGCCGGTGGAGGAGCCGTCGAATGCCTCCCAGCGGAAGGGGTTGGGGCTGGGGACGAAGGTATCGATAATCTCAGCCACGGTCATCGGGGTGAATCGCTTACTCATAAAATTACATACTTCTTTCGGTTCGGCGTCTGGCAGATAAAGCACGGCCATACTCCGAGACGCTCCAGGCGTCGCCGGAAAGGTCGAAAAGATGTAAAAATCTTGTAAGGACATTGCCTTAAAGCAACGGGGTCCATGGTAGGCCCGATCTGTAGAAGGTGCTAAGGGAGAAAACCATAGGG contains:
- a CDS encoding class I SAM-dependent methyltransferase, whose translation is MSKRFTPMTVAEIIDTFVPSPNPFRWEAFDGSSTGPADAQFTVRINNLQGLAYIATHPGDVGFARAYVTDGITVEGEHPAHPYGIFDALHAMYDKFSRPDAKTLARVARSLASLGAFQIQPVPEVERASWLRRKLHEGLSKHSKERDAEVISDHYDVGNDFYELFLGDSMTYTCAYYPSPDATLDEAQENKYRLIFDKLRLKEGDRHLDVGCGWGGMVRYAAKRGVKSLGVTLSKEQAEWGQAKIKEEGLEGLAEIRFLDYRDVTEEGFDAISAIGLLEHIGVKNYPSFFSFLHGKLKPGGVMLNHCITYPDNHKTPKGGFIDRYIFPDGELSGSGTITKCMQDAGFEVVHTESLRFDYMRTLRDWCENLKENWEAACSLVGLPTARLWAIYMAGSEWGFEHNIINLYHFVGVKLGDAGSRAGVPERRWWEDSRF